Proteins encoded by one window of Drosophila melanogaster chromosome X:
- the CG46506 gene encoding uncharacterized protein gives MKEIKRKSKPKRKPTRMEVEEIETSDKPQPEDGESANGEANPSDEGDEMELASFKAACSSSEPAKKIKKGIIYISNIPKHMTLTRLREILGEYGGIGRAFLRSQSSKHHNILFAEGWVEFKSKHVAKQLVLLLNNKQISTRNNSPFYYSLWSMEYLPRFKWARLAELMNFVQVTNSQNHLEFLKKKAKEAKEVKKAKKALADILLELALDSNI, from the exons atgaaggaaataaaaaggaaatcaaagccaaaacgcAAGCCCACTCGCATGGAAGTGGAGGAGATTGAGACCTCGGATAAACCACAGCCAGAGGATGGTGAGTCTGCGAATGGGGAGGCAAATCCCTCGGATGAAGGCGATGAAATGGAGCTGGCCAGCTTCAAAGCCGCCTGCAGTTCCTCGGAACCCGCGAAGAAAATCAAGAAGGGCATCATCTACATATCCAACATACCCAAGCACATGACCTTGACCCGCCTGCGGGAAATCTTGGGCGAGTACGGCGGCATCGGCAGAGCTTTCCTGCGGTCGCAGTCAA GTAAGCATCATAATATCCTCTTCGCCGAGGGTTGGGTGGAATTCAAGTCGAAACATGTGGCCAAACAGCTCGTTCTACTGCTGAACAATAAGCAGATATCCACGCGCAATAATTCCCCATTCTATTACTCACTGTGGAGCATGGAGTACCTGCCGCGCTTCAAGTGGGCCCGTCTAGCCGAGCTCATGAACTTCGTGCAGGTCACCAACTCCCAGAACCATCTCGAGTTCCTCAAGAAGAAGGCGAAGGAGGCCAAGGAAGTCAAGAAAGCCAAGAAGGCTCTGGCTGACATACTTCTTGAGTTAGCGCTAGACTCTAACATCTAA
- the CG46507 gene encoding uncharacterized protein, with the protein MKEIKRKSKPKRKPTRMEVEEIETSDKPQPEDGESANGEANPSDEGDEMELASFKAACSSSDPAKKIKKGIIYISNIPKHMTLTRLREILGEYGGIGRAFLRSQSSKHHNILFAEGWVEFKSKHVAKQLVLLLNNKQISTRNNSPFYYSLWSMEYLPRFKWARLAELMNFVQVTNSQNHLEFLKKKAKEAKEVKKAKKALADILLELALDSNI; encoded by the exons atgaaggaaataaaaaggaaatcaaagccaaaacgcAAGCCCACTCGCATGGAAGTGGAGGAGATTGAGACCTCGGATAAACCACAGCCAGAGGATGGTGAGTCTGCGAATGGGGAGGCAAATCCCTCGGATGAAGGCGATGAAATGGAGCTGGCCAGCTTCAAAGCCGCCTGCAGTTCTTCGGATCCCGCGAAGAAAATCAAGAAGGGCATCATCTACATATCCAACATACCCAAGCACATGACCTTGACCCGCCTGCGGGAAATCTTGGGCGAGTACGGCGGCATCGGCAGAGCTTTCCTGCGGTCGCAGTCAA GTAAGCATCATAATATCCTCTTCGCCGAGGGTTGGGTGGAATTCAAGTCGAAACATGTGGCCAAACAGCTCGTTCTACTGCTGAACAATAAGCAGATATCCACGCGCAATAATTCCCCATTCTATTACTCACTGTGGAGCATGGAGTACCTGCCGCGCTTCAAGTGGGCCCGTCTAGCCGAGCTCATGAACTTCGTGCAGGTCACCAACTCCCAGAACCATCTCGAGTTCCTCAAGAAGAAGGCGAAGGAGGCCAAGGAAGTCAAGAAAGCCAAGAAGGCTCTGGCTGACATACTTCTTGAGTTAGCGCTAGACTCTAACATCTAA
- the CG46508 gene encoding uncharacterized protein, with protein MKEIKRKSKPKRKPTRMEVEEIETSDKPQPEDGESANGEANPSDEGDEMELASFKAACSSSDPAKKIKKGIIYISNIPKHMTLTRLREILGEYGGIGRAFLRSQSSKHHNILFAEGWVEFKSKHVAKQLVLLLNNKQISTRNNSPFYYSLWSMEYLPRFKWARLAELMNFVQVTNSQNHLEFLKKKAKEAKEVKKAMKVLADRLLELALDSNI; from the exons atgaaggaaataaaaaggaaatcaaagccaaaacgcAAGCCCACTCGCATGGAAGTGGAGGAGATTGAGACCTCGGATAAACCACAGCCAGAGGATGGTGAGTCTGCGAATGGGGAGGCAAATCCCTCGGATGAAGGCGATGAAATGGAGCTGGCCAGCTTCAAAGCCGCCTGCAGTTCCTCGGATCCCGCGAAGAAAATCAAGAAGGGCATCATCTACATATCCAACATACCCAAGCACATGACCTTGACCCGCCTGCGGGAAATCTTGGGCGAGTACGGCGGCATCGGCAGAGCTTTCCTGCGGTCGCAGTCAA GTAAGCATCATAATATCCTCTTCGCCGAGGGTTGGGTGGAATTCAAGTCGAAACATGTGGCCAAACAGCTCGTTCTACTGCTGAACAATAAGCAGATATCCACGCGCAATAATTCCCCATTCTATTACTCACTGTGGAGCATGGAGTACCTGCCGCGCTTCAAGTGGGCCCGTCTAGCCGAGCTCATGAACTTCGTGCAGGTCACCAACTCCCAGAACCATCTCGAGTTCCTCAAGAAGAAGGCGAAGGAGGCCAAGGAAGTCAAGAAAGCCATGAAGGTTCTGGCTGACAGACTTCTTGAGTTAGCGCTAGACTCTAACATCTAA
- the CG46509 gene encoding uncharacterized protein — protein MKEIKWKSKPKRKPTRMEVEEIETSDKPQPEDGESANGEANPSDEGDEMELASFQAACSSSDPAKKIKKGIIYISNIPKHMTLTRLREILGEYGGIGRAFLRSQSSKHHNILFAEGWVEFKSKHVAKQLVLLLNNKQISTRNNSPFYYSLWSMEYLPRFKWARLAELMNFVQVTNSQNHLEFLKKKAKEAKEVKKAMKVLADRLLELALDSNI, from the exons ATGaaggaaataaaatggaaatcaaagccaaaacgcAAGCCCACTCGCATGGAAGTGGAGGAGATTGAGACCTCGGATAAACCACAGCCAGAGGATGGTGAGTCTGCGAATGGGGAGGCAAATCCCTCGGATGAAGGCGATGAAATGGAGCTGGCCAGCTTCCAAGCCGCCTGCAGTTCCTCGGATCCCGCGAAGAAAATCAAGAAAGGCATCATCTACATATCCAACATACCCAAGCACATGACCTTGACCCGCCTGCGGGAAATCTTGGGCGAGTACGGCGGCATCGGCAGAGCTTTCCTGCGGTCGCAGTCAA GTAAGCATCATAATATCCTCTTCGCCGAGGGTTGGGTGGAATTCAAGTCGAAACATGTGGCCAAACAGCTCGTTCTACTGCTGAACAATAAGCAGATATCCACGCGCAATAATTCCCCATTCTATTACTCACTGTGGAGCATGGAGTACCTGCCGCGCTTCAAGTGGGCCCGTCTAGCCGAGCTCATGAACTTCGTGCAGGTCACCAACTCCCAGAACCATCTCGAGTTCCTCAAGAAGAAGGCGAAGGAGGCCAAGGAAGTCAAGAAAGCCATGAAGGTTCTGGCTGACAGACTTCTTGAGTTAGCGCTAGACTCTAACATCTAA